The segment ttctcaagaaagacaccattccgggtgacaaacactttgccttcttcccggttatagaactaatatcctttggtttccctaggataccccacaaagaagcatttatcagatttgggagtgagcttatcagacgacaaacgttttacataagcctcacaaccccatatcttaaggaaagacaatccgggacgcttcccggtccatatctcatatggtgtcctctctacagccttagatggaaccctgtttaacgtgaaagcagcagtttctagagcgtatccccagaaggacaatggaagatcagattggctcatcatcgaccggaccatgtctaacaaagttcggttcctccgctcggacaccccattccattgtggcgtgcccggtggagtcaattgtggaacgattccacattgccttagatgatcaccaaattcatggctcaaatattcacctccacaatctgatcgcagaaatttaattgtcttgcctatatgattttgtacttcattctggaactccttgaacttttcaaaggattcagacttgtgcctcattaggtagatgtaaccatatctactaaagtcatcggtgaaagtaatgaaatactgaaaaccacctctagctgtagaactcatcggtccacatacatctgtatgtactagggccaataattcatttgtcctctcacttcgaccagtgaaaggcgtcttagtcatcttgccaagtaaacaagactcgcatgtatcaaatgattcgaaatcaaatgaatgtagaagaccatctttatggagcttctgcatacgcttctcatttatatgacctaatcgacaatgccaaacaaaagtgggattcaaatcattaagccgaggcttctttgtatcaatgttatagatagttatatcctcaagatccaatatatataatccatttactaatggacaattaccatagagcataccattcaaaaatatcgaacaacacttgttctttattatgaattcataaccgtcttcttccaaacatgaagaagagataatgtttttgcccaaggcaggaatataataacaattatttaattccaaaactaatcctgagggtagcgataaggagtaaacgccaacggccaacgcagcaacttttgcaccattgccgacgcgagcatccagttcgcctcttgcacacttcctagtccttttcagtccctgcaacgatttgcaagtatgaatcattgatccggtatcaaatacccatgaatcatcaggacgagtagcaagattaatttcaataacatttatacctgaagatgaagtcttacttcccttcttctttttgagttcttccaagtacaatttgcagttcctccgccaatgaccagtcttatggcagtggtggcaagtgtcagaagcggcagggccagccttgggctttccaacaggtttaggcttagaactcgagatctcatccgaagttttagccttgtccttgcgctttctcttcttgctatccttttgaaccatcatcacatgactagagctcttcttaatgctttcctcagcagtttttagcatcccatgcaattcagccatgcttttctccatgctgttcatatgaaagttcaaaatgaacggctcgaaactcgcagggagcgactggagaattacatccgtagccaactcagggctaaggggaaaaccaagtttttccaggctttcaatgtaaccaatcattttgatcacatgaggactgactggactgccttctgttaacctgcacgcaaacaaggactttgaggtgttgtacctctcggcccgagcttggttctcaaacatgcctcggagtcccacaatcatatcatgggcatccctgttctcatattgcttctgaagctcagaggacatacaggcaagcatgaggcagctaacatccagtgaatcgttggtgtgcttctcataagccctccgatccgcggcaggagcattatcagctggttcatcaggataggggacctctagaacatattcctttttctcttgtttgagaacaattctcagatttctataccaatcaataaagtttgttccagaaagcttctctttttcaagaatcgatcgcaaattaaaactggaagtgttactagcggccggtgccatgatctacaacagaaaatgcaggttcagcactatgcctatgtgaatcttctattaaacaatttaacaaaagatactccactatatgtgttttccctctaacaacatatagaggatcaagatccatattcaactaagttctagtgagctttggcatcactgctagaaacttagtgacataggtaagcaacgccttgctaatcacatccctatgtgactcttgtttgctgggtggcatcgaatgccccggcgcccaacatcatgccccaaagcccaaaaccgttttgatagctttatcaagtaaaccaatactatgcgtgtggatgtccgacatccactctaactggttaagataaatgatggcaccttgctttggcagacctaccacacaatgatcaaaacctttgtaggtgcagctattggaagggcatcaattactcttgatttttctgagggaaactactctatcatgaaaatcatatccaccacatataaaacatgaaagaatagtatgataggaacataaaaacatcacaggcaatcatattaactgtgacatagtatggccccttcacatggtgatcttcatcgccacggttcctgtcctccgggtcatcatgcttcaaatctccatgatcttgttctagtctattacacctaatagcactagataaattacatgagaagaagcatcacaagtcgacacgcaggctgttatacaataacatgacagccttgggctgcaattaaccatgacacgcaggccatgaaaaattacacacatgcatcacatatcacaaggccataccagtcacaacattctctgcaaaaacgagttaagcgtagaatcgaattctaatgtcatgatgggatcatgttattacaacaatctatgcgtgcaCGCAACGGCGGTCCCATTGATcatcggaaatacatagatcgcatctatgaaatcgctatgaaaatctcatcggatcgatcgtatcgagccaattccgagtcattcataatgcctcaatttccattagatcaatcccattgatcatcgcgtgaggtttttccagaaacgatgacagcacacacgacctcgatctgctgttctcccgaccatgtcgcgatgcatgcagttagccccgatggtgattccagccggtaggggcaagtcgcacgcaaaaacaggtgggagatcgagctaatctttttggctatgtggtttcatcgactggcatctcatccgatctctaattcacctaaccaaccgtgcattgatcaatccatcatatgaactgatcaaaaacaatagatctaatctatttctatcacatatcttctatatgtgactgatccagatcgaaaactacgcaggatggctctgataccactgaagggttgcgggtaggctacgctagcacaaaataaattttctctaccgcattcaaccaggaagccatgcgagtaggggatcatgaatcgttaccacttgacgagcagtgcagcggaagaagagttggagcagaccaatccaacgtcgtgcgcgtcaagtagtcgatcgtcaacctcgtcccgagcacgtcccgagcaccttccgagtactcgcgggtacgtcccgagtactcccgagcagatcagcaccgcaatattagcagcgcctccacggtatccacacgtacaaggatggaatcgccgtgcgccggtgtgctagcaccgcgcgcccggctagggtttcgaagggagttcgggaataggaggcggctagggtttctaaagaacaccatgcgccttggcccctgcctattcttatatagagcacgctaatgggcctttaatcaacattaaagcccattatgactctaaaccctaatggtcctttaatcaacattaaagcccattagcagatccaatccgcaaactcgatcgcctctagggcatattaccaacaacactcttatcccaacttttacCATACTTCAGAACACAAACTCTTAACATATCCTCGAgtatttgatttactctctagGCTTGAACatctgtttgaggatgatagACATAACTAAAATTCAGCTTTGTGtctagactcatgtagcttctgccaaaacttggaaGTAGTTCCTGtatccgaaacaatcttctttggtactccatacaaacacactattcttgacatatacatcTCTGTTAGTCTGGCTCCAGTATATGTAGTCTTAACCGGGATAAAATGAGGAATTTAGTCAAACAatcaactataacccatatagaatcatatcctcctTGTGTACGGGGTAATCCggcaatgaaatccataccgatttcctCCTATTTCCACTTAGGTACCTTAAAAGGATGTAGCAACCTTACTGGTctttgatgttctgctttgaccttcCAGCAGGTATCACATAGGgctacgtattctgcaacatGTCTTTTCATCCCGTACCACCAATAATGATCCTTGAGATgttgatacatcttcgtgcttCTGGGATGAATGGAATATGTTGAATCATGGGCTTCCCTTAAAACTAACTCTTTAATGGCCTTCTGATTGGGCACAcaaattctctttttgaaccacacaATTCCTTGACTGTCTTCTGTAAAGCCTGGTGCTTTATCATTCTTAATAAGCTGCCTTATTTCCTTAAGCTTTTCATCTTCAAGTTGACCTTTACTAATATCTTGCTCTAATGTGCAATCAACTTCCATGGTAGTTGCTTCTACATCTGCCACAAAAATAAGGTTAaccttctcaaactctttccataacttGGGTTGACTATCTTCATCCATCATCGACTTACAATAACTCTTTcaactcaaagcatcggctaccacattagcctttcctgagtgataatggattcccacatcatagtccttgattaactctagccattggcgctgacgaaggtttaaatccggttgggtgaatatatatttcaaactcttgtgatccgtgtatatctcacatcgttttccaatgagatagtgtctccaaattTTTAGTGCATGAACCACTGCTGCTAATTCCAGGTCATGCATAGGATAATGCttctcatgcttccttaattgcctTGACACATAAGCTACAACTTGACCTTCTTACATAAGAACACAACCAAATCCTTATCGCGAATCATCACAGTAGATATCAAAGTTCTTGCTGATATCTGGTAGAACTAGCATTGGGGCTAtagtcaatctcctcttcaattcttcaaaacatGCTTGACAAGTTGGGCTCCACTTAAAAAACACATTTTTCTatagcaaagaggtaagaggtttGGCTATCTTAGACAATCCTTCTATGAAGTGAcgataatatcctgctaaaccGAGGAAACTTTGGATCTCTGACACATTGGTAGgcggtaaccaattcaacacatccttcactttgTTTGGATCTACTACCACACCTCCAGTTGTTATGATATGGTCGAGAAAAGCGACTTGATCTAAcaaaaaatcacacttgctaagcttggcatacaactgatgctctctgagtgtctgtagcacaattccaaaatgttcttcttcactcctagagaaaattagaatatcatcaatgaacaccactacaAACTTAGCTAGataatccataaataccttattcatgagattcatgaaataggctggggcattggtcaatccaaaagacataacaatATTCTCATATAGTCCATATCAAGTACTGAAGGCGGTCTTGGGTACATGTGACGATCAAATCTTCAATTGATAATATCCAGATATTaacactcgggctcctctcatctgatcaaacataTCCTCAATCCAGGGTGACAAGTACTTGTTCTTAAAGGTCACATCATTGAGCGCTCTATAGTCTACACATATTCTTcgagtaccatccttcttatccacgaaaagaactggggctccccaaggtgacacatttggtctaataaaacctttaccTAACTGttcttggatttgcttctttaactcagcTAGGACATTAGCAGATATTCTATATGGCATTTTAGCTATAGGAGCTGTACCGGGTACCAATTTAATGACAAACTCAATTTctcgatctggtggcatacctagcAATTCATCGAGGAAAACATCTGGAAATTCACGAACCACTCTGATCTGATCAATGGGTTTTCTTCAAGTAAATTGCAATGGGGTTTTCTTCAAGTAAATTGAGAGAACGATCCTCTTCTACTGGGGTAGTAGCGACGGACTCAACTTTGGTTCCATCTCCATTGGTCAGGTGGAGTGCTTTTCTGGCACACTCAATTACTCCATCAAATTTGGATAActaatccattccaaggataatATCTATGCCCTTAGATTCCATAACTACTACAAGATTTgctggaaagtctacccccttattttaagtttcatcctaTGACACATATATTGTGCTTTCAATTCTCCTCTaggagagctaataagcatAGGTTGTGTcatcataactataggtaaacCATGCTTAGCAATATACTGGGTACTTATGAAAGAATACGAAGATCTGAAATCAAACAAAACTGATGCAGGTTGAGAGTTGATGAGGAACATACCATACACCACATCCAAAACATCTGGAGCTTCTTTTGCGGTGACATGATTGACCTTCCCTTGAACAAAATTCTGCTATCCACGGTTGTTCTGAACAGGGGTATGATTTCCATTACGCGCCTAGGATTGAAACTGGGTGGACTTCGGGGTGTTGGTGTTGGATTGATTTAGATTCTTCTTAGGGCACCGATTCACATAGTGTCCTAGCTCTCCATAGTGCAAACATCCTTTGCCTGAGGGGGGAGTAGCAGGGctgttcttgacttgaggaTTACATGGTGGAGTTGAACGAGgtgtctgatagttggagcACTGAACATGGGCTTAAGCCTGAGGCCTGTACTGATTATTGGTATGGAATATAGTACCTTGCGGGGGTGTTTGAGTTGCCACACGGGGACATCTGTTGTTTtgttgtccttggaaagacatcttcctcttcttcttgtctaGTTGACAACacttgtgttcaaccactaaagctttgttcaccatTGCTTGGAAATTAGGGAACTCTTGAGAAAGTAAGACATAATCAATAGCATCATTCAGACCTTTTCAGAAAGTGTTCTTGCTTCATCTCATCGGTAtccacttcatttggagcaaaCCTAGACAACTGGGTAAACTTGGTCATATACTCCCTTAtagtcattggtccttgcttcagctcatgaattccttcttctttaGATGGACATCTCCTGATGACACATGATGAGTGCAGAAACTGGATTTGAATTCCATccaagtgatagctgctggattATCATGTGCaacacaatatgcttcccaccagtccaaAGCTTGATCGACGAGTTGGTGCGAAGCATAGAGTACCATCTCTTTGTCATTGTACtgtgcaacttgtagcttcctttctatatctttcagccaatcatctacatccataggctccactgcatgactgaagactaggggctgagttctcttgaattctccaagtcatGATGGTTCATGGGGTTAAGGAACATGATTTAGTTGTTGTTACTGCATCtgcaccatagtttgagctaaacCTTGTAAgatctgagtttgcatagccatttGTTGTTCTAGGGTCACTGGAGGAGGCAGGGGTGGattctagttgttgttgtcCTCCTCGTTGGCGTTGGTGCtccttcttgtgttaaccatctaatTAAGGTTGGAAAGAGAGACATGAGTAGATAAGCAAGACTCGAAAAGGATTTAACTAAGGAAacccaactatattatattatagatattaaagattcaactgtggacaaggtgccaaagcattccacagcacACACTGACAcgcaaacaaaagatccaaatcaaaCACTTAGCAcaataacaattctcacactatcattattatccttaacgattacataGACTCTCGATTCTAGCAAAACTAAGACGATATACTAAAGACTCTACtgctgggactcctctctagtgcagGATCCTGAGGGGGAAGAATCAAccgatccttcttcttctatggTGAGGGTATTGAGGAAAATCCTCTTGCGTaggggtgagtggatagacatggcttcttcttcaccttctgCATGTTCTCCTTGGCTGGCTTCATACTCATCCTTGAGAAGCAAAGTGATGAAAGAGAGGCATTGCCGAacatctcccaactcccataggGCGCAATCCAGTTCATCTTCCAAGGCCATAGTGAGTGCAACTTGTTCACGTAGCTTGGGGCTTTCTCCAAAAGGGCGCTTCATGAACGGTTCATCGCTTCCACAAGTTCTCTAAGAATagtatgcataaggagagtcgATCGTCTTGTTGTTGTACTGATCTCGAACATGGGTTATGGCTTGACATGCTGCATCTCGAACACTGGTAGTGAAGATTGCTCTTGGGGCCATTGCTGAGCGAATCCCCACAACTCAACGAACATCCATGTCCTCATCTTGGCTTCGCTCATACTCGTAGAtggtgacttcaaccttccattccacatatccagagtATTGCTTCTTAATTCCCCTGTAGATTGGCTTCTacgtatgtccaagtccagaaagtattccccaCAGCAAGTGAGGAAGGTGTCCAGTGTGAAGACCATGACTCTCGTAGACGTCGGAAATAGGGTCCATGTTGCGAAAAGTGGGATCAtaaatctcctcttcagttggaacACATTGAAGAATGGGATGACGGCCTCCAGTTGACTTGCGAGGAGTAAACAGTTGGCGAATCATCTATAAAGGAGAAGATAGGACATAAGAACTAGCCTTAAAGATAGCTAGAGGCAAGTAAGAGAACTAAGAAAAGCTTCTATGGGTTTAGATGAACTACGGAAAACCTTAAAACGACCATTCTAACTAGCCTTGTGGTCCTACAATTTGTATGACTCTggtaccacctctgtcacaccgggttttaacagacaaaatcaagtgcggcttatgtgtgcccaggaagttcaacacacataaggacatcacaggtgaagtaacaaaagcaatacttttaacttacaattgtttaactcttacattaaagacttcaccttaATAACCCATTAGCTAAACGACATCAACTAAACGATGACAGCGAAACAGAAGCATTGGCGACCtagcaactccacaggcaccgatcGAAAGACACACGCTCCTAGTATACCAGGTCGTagtcttgaaagtcttcaaagtcttccaatTAGCAACATATATAtggtgggagatagcaagggtgagcacatggagtactcagcaagtgtgggaaagataatgatatgtaggcttacaacaagatTAGGCTAACACATGCTATATTTGAATAAGTGCGAGTAAAGtaaatagtaatgtaattcaaaagcattaagaagttgttaagtgaatataacccaacaacGCGAAAACTAACCATCCTAGGTTAACCATCCcataaaccataaccaactgatACCACCTGTATTGTACCATAATCATCTAAACAAGTGAAGCTCCAAGTCTCCAATAACTGAGGGCATGGCtattataacaattttacactctacagaggttgtctaacttttagccatgagtcgtgatacccatgttgccgtgtttgcaagacacttaacacacgccagtggtgtgtcgtcagaagatcactacgaagcatggtccatcaattaggtcctggtaccccAATGAATGCTAGCCAGGTATTGACCTCTTGTTtgaacggtatttcttgggttgtcactcctcGAATTAGTCCtgatatgtgacacttgggcaaagactatccaatagggaaataaccaataaaacctaacaccttttcttaGAACGTAtctacaagcccaccacatgaaccaccattatcaaacaaacttcttgcccaagtcctagggtaacatcttactaaaacaagttcatcatcatcattgcatatgtctactaaatatgtatatgatacttcccaacatcccaaaagcatggctaagcaaatctacccaagagactcatatctaATATCACTTAAGCTTGAAGGAATGTAAAAAAAGAACTAggtaaaaccctaacataagtgactacCCATCAGATTAATAGACACAatatgcaatttgtaaaacaaaatatttaaaaacataggtacaagatgattaaggatacttgccttctccttgctgctgctcaatgTACTCTAGCACctggtcttgacgttcctcatATTGATCTGGGGCATTGTGTAATCGTATAATTACCAACAAAGAACACAAacaaaaaacactaagaacagagcacaaaatagaagaacaacaagacaaaacctatctagaacgATCGAGCTCTAAAAAATGAATCCAACAACGCAAGCTGAAAAAGGAGCTAggatgcaaaagttatgctaaaaacaagattagggtttattttataaaagaactaatttgtaattaacagaaagttttagggactttttgtaaaatagagggaccaagttgtaattttagaaaagtttacgGGCTAAAGTGTAAAAAAACAGTGGCTCTTTCATGAAAACAAGAAAGtctaggggcttatttgcaaaattaccaatttctaggaacatttggaattatttttataattcacTTATTGTGTGGCTGCTGAATGGGCATGACTGGGCTGACACGCAAACTAGATAGGCTGAGGTGGCGCGCACGTGGCAGGTTACTAGACTAAGGCGCTGACTAGGATTAAGTATTGACACGTGGTGTGTTATGGTTTAGTACCAAAGGGTTACGGGATAGATCTAATCTAGACCGCAAAGAACAGATCCGAGAGTGCACAATGAAGGGGTCGGCCAGAGAAGAACAGGACAACGGCTCCAAGGGCACGCATGACCAGAGAGACGTCGGAATAGCCATCTAGCTCACCAGTAGCGATAACAAGAGGTGGAACACGATTAGGAGGACAAGGGGATCTTGATTTTAGGCTTATCGAAGGGGGATCGGCTCTGCAAGGGCTCGACGACGAAGAGGGGTCTCTGGTGGCCGGGGAACAAGGGCAATGGCGGAAGGAGCTTAGGTGGAGGTAGGTGCTTCTGTTGGTGGGCTCAGGTGACGCAAAGAGGAACTAGAGCGGCATGGTGGCGAGCTTGACCAAAGGAGGCATTAGTGGCGGTTGTGGCATCTAGATCTCGGTGAGATACTCCGGATGCGACAGTTTCTGCCTGGGGATACGAGGGGAGGCGGGTACATATATATTTGGCATGAGAGGGTCTCAGGAGGACCCGGGACTCTTAAGCATTGGCAGAATTCATTTCAGACTCGGTAGTAGCGTCGAGTTCGGCTCGAAGACAATGTGGGCGAAGGCTGGAGTGAAGGCGGTAAGCAGCGCGGGCATCTTCGGCTGGTGGGCTGGCCTGGCTACTGCGCTAGACCGGTGCACAGCCCACGCGGGAGGCTAGTGGTGGGTGAGAGTAGCTGCCTGGTTGGCTCAGCTAGGCCGAAAGGAGAGAAAGGAGGGCGGGACGGGTAGCTttaggtttttcttttctttttcttttctaaatctTTTAATTTCCAAACTAAAGCAAACCAAAACAAATTCGAACCACAAAACAAATCCAAAACAAATCAATAAACCCTAATGCTTAATTTAGCATGAAATgcattcttcttctccttggtcttcttcttgacttgcttgcatcggaaggacttgtggccttcctgatgacatttgaagcatttcACGGTGGatccctccgcaagcttcttgaccatggtagcatggttatcttgcgGAGGTTGAACATGGTTCTTGCTCTTTAATcatgccaagtccttcttgagcttttttacttcttgcttgagctcattattttcttgtgcaattagttcattagca is part of the Phragmites australis chromosome 12, lpPhrAust1.1, whole genome shotgun sequence genome and harbors:
- the LOC133887561 gene encoding uncharacterized protein LOC133887561 codes for the protein MNSMEKSMAELHGMLKTAEESIKKSSSHVMMVQKDSKKRKRKDKAKTSDEISSSKPKPVGKPKAGPAASDTCHHCHKTGHWRRNCKLYLEELKKKKGSKTSSSGTEKD